The following coding sequences lie in one Mustelus asterias unplaced genomic scaffold, sMusAst1.hap1.1 HAP1_SCAFFOLD_4488, whole genome shotgun sequence genomic window:
- the LOC144491120 gene encoding acetylcholine receptor subunit beta-like: MNGLTQQMVLPPDLKAAVEAIKYIAKELQGQEEFDTLKEDWQYVAMVVDRLFLWVFITFTSLGTLTIFLDASYNVPPADPFDPSA; encoded by the exons ATGAACGGCCTCACCCAGCAGATGGTGCTGCCTCCGGACCTCAAGGCTGCGGTGGAAGCCATCAAGTACATTGCCAAGGAACTGCAGGGACAGGAGGAGTTCGACACG CTGAAGGAGGACTGGCAGTACGTCGCCATGGTGGTAGACCGCCTCTTCCTCTGGGTCTTCATCACCTTCACCTCACTCGGGACCCTCACAATCTTCCTGGACGCCAGCTACAACGTGCCCCCCGCTGACCCCTTCGACCCCTCGGCCTGA